The genomic window CACTGCATTAGTGGGATACTATCCTGAACCATCTATGGTGTGTGTTTGCAGAAATTACTTCATCTACTACTGAAAGCAGCTGTTTCTGGGGTGGGACATGAGCGTCTGAACAACAGTGCAGCACCACAGGGAGAAAACAAAGCATGCTTATCCAATAGACCTTGTACTAGGGGTTTTAAGGACAGAGAATCCAGTACCACCTAATGGGATATGAGTGAGGATGCTGGTAGTACATAGGGCACTGCAGGGAACCCACCAGATCCTGGTGATCACCCTCCTAACCCATAGCAAGCCTGCTCTAAGCCTGTGCAAACCTCTGTGCAAGGCTTGTGGGTGAGGCTTGCAACCCATAGCAAAGTCCCTGGAAAATTCAGGACTGAGTCCTCTGCAGGCAACCACCTTAGGGACCATCTAGCGGGCAGCACCGGCTGGCCTGGGCACACACTAACATTGCACCGTGTTTCTCCAGAATCCTGTCCTTCCCCCGCAACCTCATCAACAGGAGTGACACACGCAAGGGGCTGGCGGCTGCTTTCCGCATGTGGAGCGAGGTCTCTCCGTTCAGCTTCAAGGAGGTGTCACCGCACGCAGCCAGCGACCTGAAGATAGGTATGGCACTGAGATCCCCCATGGCCCTATGCTGAAGGAGCACCCTGGCACGGGCTGGCTAAGGCAGAGGGCCGACTGGCACATCTCAACACCTGGTTGTGGAGCTTCCAGGGATCGTTCCTGGTATAGCAGAGACTGATCcacaccccatggctggtgctgcaggTGTCCCAGGCTCACTCGGCACCTGGCCTGCCCCTAGGAGAGGGTCTACAGTGTAGAGCCAGCAAGGGAAAGGGTGATGGTACCTAGCACTTCCCTGCTGGGAGCTCCCACTGCACACAAGCAGTCTCTAGCCCCTGGTCAACATGTGTTATAGCTCTAGGGCTGTCCTAGCAGGAGGAAGAGCTCTGCAGTAGCCCCTTCCTGTGGGCAGCTCCTCATGCCCTGCCTTGTTAATCCTTGCTCTTCCCATGTGTTGGTATCACGCCTGGCCGCATAGCCCCTGCACGATGCCCGCCCTCATGCTGAGGAGGCTTCTCCTCCTCGCTCTTCACACCATTCTGTAAAGCCTCGCTGTACCAtgtcccttccccaccttctcAGCAGCCTTGCCAGGTGCCTTGATGGTGCACTTGGCCCTGGACAAACTCAGGCAACTTTTAATCCTGGGTCATCTGGTTAGTCTTCACTCTAGCTGCAATTCCTCCAGGGATTTGAGGAGAGCTCAACATTTCCTGTGCAGACTGTGGTGTTTGCAAGGTAACCAGCAAAGTTACCATTGCTTCACAACATTGTGTGACAACCCACAAGCACATACTCTGCTTTCCTATGGCCTGGCCTGGCAGAAAAGAACATGTTGCCACATCTGAGGTCCCTGTGAACACCTTATTAAGAGGCATCCTGCTACCTGGGGCATGGTTACTACAGAACCAGGAACAAATCACTGAGCCTCTCAGCATCATTACTAATTAGATTTAAAATAGGGCTAATACTTAGCTGTCAGAGGTGTCTATAAAGAGCTTTGAGCCCTGCGCATAGAAGGTGTTTGCAGGTGAGAAACAAAAGCACCGGTCTAAGTAGAGGAAGCTCAGCTTAGCATTTGATGACCTGGGTTCTAATGTCAGGGCTTTGCATATGGCCGTAGCACATCTCAGCCTCAACTTGCAAGCATTTTACAAGTGAGAAACGTACTGTTCTTTCCCAGTTCACAGATTGGGAAATCAAGGCACAGGGAGAGGAGGTGACCTTGCCTCTAAAGCAATGGCCGAGTCAGCAGAGACCAGCCCCACCGAGTATCAATCCCACCTCCTACCCACCCAGATCTGTCATCCTTCTCCCAGCCCTCCAGAGAGTAGTGAACAAAGCTGTCAAGAATGGAGGAGGATGTGGAGGGTCTATGGAGTTGAAAAGCAAGCACAATGATCATCCGACATGCACTGGATGGCCTAAGCTCTTTGCTGGGTTGCAGGAGGGTGATTTTTGACTGGGGTGGGTTAGATTTTTGTAGGCCTACTAAGTGCTTCAAAAAACCTGAAAGCAGGAGGCCGAACTGATGCTCTGGGACAAGTCAGTGGTTTCGGACAGTGAAGACAGAACGTAGGTGGCACGTCAGGCTCTGGGTGCTGAGGCCATGCAGTGGTTAGGGGTTAGCATCTGATCACATCCCTGCATCAATTTTTAAATCAAGCAGGAGTTTCCCCATGCCCTTGTAAGATCAAGTTTTTGCTCAATGTTGTGAACCACAGGTCTTTCCTGACAGGCAGCTTAACTTGTTTCCTTTGGACAGCTCTCAATCCAAGGTCACCACAAATACTTCTCCACCGGACACAGTTCATTTTATTCATCccttattttttttgcatttcttctccCATATCGGTAGGATGGCAAATGTACAGGTTGTAGACTAAATCCCTTGGGAACAGGCACTGCGGTTAGTACCCAGCTTATGTGCATCTGTGTTCTGGATTTTCTGACTCACCTCGCTTTATGCACCATCGTTCACAGGTTTCTACTCCATCAATCATACCGACTGCCTGCAGTCACTCATCCATCACTGCTTTGACGGGACCACAGGAGAGCTTGCCCACGCCTTCTTCCCACCTAACGGAGAAATCCATTTTGATGACCATGAatactggatattaggaaacacacGGTTCAGCTGGAAAAAGGGTAACtacaggggcccagagcaggtgtAATGCTTGCAAGAAGTTTGTGCTTTCCTCGGTGATGCTAATTACCCTTTAAAAAGGCACAAGGTTCATGGGCACATATTCTAAAGGGATCTAGTGGTAGGGATAGGGGCCCCATCATGGAAGTGACTCCAGATCCAAACTTCCTCCTAATCCAGGTGGGGTTTAATGTAGATGTTGGTATTATGGAGGTGCAATCTGTGCCTTAAGCCCATAGAAATCATTTGCTTCTAACCAGTCCAATACTACATTTGACGGCACAACCTTCTGATGCAATCAGACACGCATCAAATATATTTCTATGATGGCTCATCCTGTTCATTCAAGCCTTCAGAGGATGCTGCTGACTACAGTCTATTTTCCCCCATGCATAGAAGGCACTGGTGAACCTGCTGCCAGCTAGATTACTTTGACAGGCACTGGCCCAGCAGGACAACAGTAGGGGTAAGGAGAGGCACTGCTGACTTTGTGAAGCTAGGAGGGGATGGGATTCAGACAATTCCTGCTTTATCCAAGTTTTACTTCTGTAAGGAGAAAAACCTACCGCTTTCACCATGCCAAGGGTCTGCCTCTGTTCTGACAGCCCTGGTCCCATAAGGTGAGAAAGACTTGGCCCTATACTTTAATGCAGAGGCAGATTTTCTTTCGCCCCACATTGAGGTGCAAAAGAAGAGTTTTCTGCATTCTCCGAAGTTGCTGATATTGCCGTCAGGAGCCTGCTTTCCAGCTGTGGAATATTCCAGGGCTGGTGGCAGTTCCAGCTGCTTCTGAGTAACTCAGTGGGCTCCAACCAGTCTAAATGATTGGGACTGGCTTGGGCCCAAGCAGCTGCATTATCTCTGGGAGAGGCCACATTACGGTGCTCTGGTTTCTTGGCATGGCTATTtacatttttgttgtcctctgcaaCAGGCTTTCCAGCATGGATGGTCATTTTCAAGCTTGTGGGCACCTAAAAATGTCTTTGTtaatggtgggggtttttttcaaaaaAGTAATGTCTAAACTGACACTAAATTGCAAGCAGATGGCCCCTGGCTAAGGAGCAAACTCAGCACAGTTCAAAAAGCAAGCTCAATAGATCTTTGAAGTTCGGCTTTTTTGCCTTTTGACCAAAAAAGGGTGGGGATAGAGGAAAGCCTCAGCTGTGGATCTCACTTCtttaatctgtgtgtgtggaaGATGCAAGGTTtatacatatattacatacatGTGCATGGGTGCAGACCTATATGCCAACATTTCTAAAGTGATGAGTGATTTGGGGTATGCAACTGCAGACAGCTTATAAGGGACCCATCGGCCATGAAAGAGATACTCTGATGTTCCTGAGAATCAGGCCCTGTGAAGGTGCCATTGGGACTGGAACCTGGATCACTAGTCACTTTTGCAGAGACTGAACACGCATTTGCCCTTTCATAGAAATGAAAATAGCTAGTTTGCTTCTCTGCATTATGCCATATTGCTAGGAATAACTGCACAGGCAAGGTGGGAATTTGCTTTTTGCTACAaggggcagctgcatgcagggaagATTTACTGGGCTGTGAAATAATTGTTAAAGGAAAGCTAGGAACcctagcaccagcagcatctctgaCTGAACAAAGCGCTAGAAATTATTctgtagcagcaggaggaaagacaAGGGCTTCATCTGCACCTAGGCAGATGCATGACCTGTAAGAGTGCATAGCCTGCTCATTAGGTGAACTTCTGTCCTTGTCCCTGCAGGGCTATTTCAAACACATTTACATTTACCTTCCCAGGACAAGGATTGTTGGTTTCTGTAAACTTTTATTTTAACCTACTGTAATATGCTACATATGCTTACAGCTCTCTAGAAACCACAAACTGTATAAGTATGTGCTTTCTAATGCCTCAGCTCAGACATCAGGATTGTGAAACCagtagaagaaaagaaaacttaGCTGTAATCTAGAAGGACTTGGAAGAACTCGCCTTGCCTCTGAAAACAAAGAGATAAAAGCTAGATGCGGGGGACTGGACCCAAACCTCTGAGGGACTAATAGCAGGAAAGACCGGCCTTAAAGAAAGGTTAGCAATATATGCCCCGAGAAAGCAAGAAAGACTGCTTATTTCATATCATCCACTAACATAGttgtatctggaaaaaaaaactccCAGCCAAACCCTGAATTAAATGCTAAATACATTCCAGGGCTCAGTGTGATAACGATAATGAAAATCAGACCTCCAGTTTTCGCGGCTGTTTGCTAATACTTACGCCAGCAGACTGTAGACCTATCCACTGGTGATTTATGTCACTagcttttgtttttctgaaaaCAGCTACTGAGCTCAGCCTGGAGAGTTTGCCAGGGATAGAAGAGGCAAGTATTTATCAAGAAGTTGGTCTAAATCAAAGAGACACCAACAGGGTGACAAGAAGTGTCCCAATACTTGACTCAGACATTGAAATGGAAGTGAAAATCCTAGGTGTTAGTTAATAACATTACACTAGATAGCAGTTATACTCCTTCAACAGCGCTTTGAGACACGGCCAGAAAAAGGATGCTTTCATGCCAGGGACTCCCATtgaatttcatagacattaggggctagaagggagatcatcgagtccagccccctgccataggcaagaagtcagctgggatcgagtgaccccagcaagaaatatgtCCACTtgttttttgaatgagtccagagtagatgcttgcaccacctctgcgggggagtttgttccagaccctggacactcgcacTGTAAAGGACTTTAAAATTTATCAGTCAGTGAAGCAAATTCACAAACTAGACTCTCTTTGCACAAGAGCTGCCCTAGCTCAACAGCAAACGGTTGGGCTTCACGCAGCAATTGTTGCCCAAGATCCCCTGGCCTGTCTTTACACAAGAGTCATGCTCCTTTTGAGTCATCGTCCTGTTTAAAATCCCTCTCTGCTCCTAACAGTCTCTAAACTGCTATCAAGAAGCTGCAGTTCAGCTCTACAGTTTGAGGGACTGTAAAACTGCAGCAAGACAAAAATCACAAGTTGTTCTCAAGTGTAGGTAGGGCCTGTATAAGCCAAGCTGTTTTCTGTGAGCAAGTGCTGCTTGATGAGCAAAGTCTTCCAACTAATGGCCTTGTCCTAAATGGTAGGCCTGTGCGGATGGTCCTTTCCCAGTCACAGGGCAATGCTGTGGGACTCAAATAGCTGAAAGCTGCCAGGAAACATAGGCTTTGTCATGCTGGGTCTCTGCCCCAATTTCAGACATAAATGTGCCTACATCAGTGTCGATTCAAAACTGCTATCTGACCCAATGCTTGAAGTCGGGAAGAAATCTGCTCGCACCGCCATCAGGTTTGCTCACctggaccagcacagctacatGGGAGCTCAGACTGGTGTAGATGCCTGGGATAGACCCCTCCATTCCTAGCAGTTGCTCTCTGATCTCCAAACACTTCCCATCTGGCCCAAGCTTGCTGTTGGACAGGCAGGTGAGCAAGCAGACCCTCGGTGTACAACTACTGTCActgctgttttccctgccagGTGTGTGGCTTACAGATCTGGTACATGTTGCAGCTCATGAGATCAGACATGCCCTGGGGCTCATGCACTCCCTCAACGCAGATGCCCTGATGCACCTCAATGCTACTTTGACTGGGAAAAAGACCATCTCCCAGGATGAAATCTGGGGGATGCACAGGCTCTACGGTGAGTGAGGAGAGTCAGTTCCCCATTGTGGCACTCTGGACTGCTGGGTCAGGAGACGCTAGCCCGTGTCTGCCACGCTCAGCGCTGCATGGGAAGGGACTAGGACAGGCCAACAGGAAGGCAGAAACTGCATGCCTGTCACTCCCTTTCTTGAGGatcctggggagggaagggggacaaGGTGTATTAGAGCAATGGATTGAGACAAAACCAACCTGGAGCAGCGGGGAGCTGTGGGCACTGGGCCTCCAGAACTGCACAGACCCCTCAGCCAAGCCAGCACTCGGCACATGGCTGTAAAGGGAGTCAATACTCAGCTGGTGCAAGCTGTTGCTGCTCCCTTGATGTCAGCTGAGGCTCTGATCAGCACTTGCTGCACTGTTAATACAAAAACCCAGCCCCTTTCAgactcctgccctggcccctaaCCTTACAGTACAGAATGACATCTCCAGCTTTGACAGTAGAGCCCAATGTCACTCTTGACCTAGCACTTTCACTCCAGGAGCAGCTGGTGCCTGTCCCTTTAACACCATGTCCCCTTCTACCCCAAGGCTGCAAGGACAGACTATTTGTGTGTCCCGCGTGGGCCAGAAAAGGTTTCTGCAAGACCCGTCAGAAGATGATGAAGAAGCACTGTCCATCCAGCTGTGATTTCTGCTATGGTATCATGCTCCTCTCCCAGGacggggtggggaagagggacgGGGGATGGACAGGGAAGCTATGTCGAATAGCTTTAACAAATCTAGATAGGAATTAACAGGGCTCCATGGCAGACCTAAGAACTCAACTGCTAGTCAGCACCCTGCCAAGATCAAGTACCAGGAAAGGGACCAGACTCCATGGACCTCCGGGCCCATTTCCCAGAGTCTGGGAAAGCCTGTTGTCCTGGTCCAGCTTCTAAAACCTCAGTAATTAGTACTCTCACTTTGAAACTGCTTCATTCTTGGGTACAATCCAGAAATGCCATAGGGTACAGTCAGGGGGAGGTGGGTGACAGTATCACCTACTCAATGATGGGGCAAAAGGAGGGGAAGATGTAGCAGAGTGGGTCTTTGTTTAAACTGTACtgtcccccttcagcctcctggctgcacgCTCAGCAGGTGAGCTAGACTCACCTTTGTGCTGTCTAACTTCCACCAGCTCCATATTTCACTTGTTCTTTTCAAAACCTGCAGCCTGAGAACCACTTTGTAAAGCAAATTCCAGTCTATGTCCTGCCGATCTGAGAAAAGGAGAGGAGTAAGCTCGTTAACTGCAGGCTTACTCCCTCAGCTTGGAGGAGTCGATGC from Alligator mississippiensis isolate rAllMis1 chromosome 13, rAllMis1, whole genome shotgun sequence includes these protein-coding regions:
- the MMP23B gene encoding matrix metalloproteinase-23 isoform X2, whose protein sequence is MAINPLWAFSAFSLWWLCWLRLAIPLELLLREVRILSFPRNLINRSDTRKGLAAAFRMWSEVSPFSFKEVSPHAASDLKIGFYSINHTDCLQSLIHHCFDGTTGELAHAFFPPNGEIHFDDHEYWILGNTRFSWKKGVWLTDLVHVAAHEIRHALGLMHSLNADALMHLNATLTGKKTISQDEIWGMHRLYGCKDRLFVCPAWARKGFCKTRQKMMKKHCPSSCDFCYEFPFPTVAATPPPPRTKTKIVPEGRNVTFRCGQKIIHKKGKVYWYKDKELLEYSYPGYLSLNDDHMSIIANAINEGIYTCIVKKKERILTTYSWRIRVKQ